The genomic interval CAATTGGCGAAAATCGGAAAAGGGCTGGTCTTCTTCCTCGATGAAATTCACCGGTTCAACAAAGCCCAGCAAGACGCATTGCTTCCAGCAGTGGAAGAGGGATCGGTCATTCTGATTGGGGCGACTACCGAAAACCCCTCGTTTGAGGTTATTGGAGCGTTGCTTTCGCGCTGCCGGGTACTCCGATTCTTTCCACTTGTTGCTGAAGATTTGACTATTTTGCTTGATCGGGCGCTGCGGGAAGATGAGAAACTCGCTCAATTACAATCGAGTTTCGAGGAGGATGCAAAAGCAGCCTTAATCGAATTATCCGGCGGTGATGCGCGGGTATTGTTGAACACCGTCGAATTGGCTGTCGAATTGGCGGCTACCGGTGCGACGGAAGGATCCCCATTTACCGTCACCAAAGAGGTCGTTGCACAGGCGGCGCTGGAGCGGTCGGCGAAGTACGATAAAGGCGGTGAACAGCATTTCGATATCATAAGTGCATTCATCAAATCGATGCGGGGAAGTGACCCCGATGCCGCAGTTTATTACCTTGCCCGGATGTTGCAAGGCGGCGAAGACCCGCTATTCATAGCCCGGCGGATGATTATCTTAGCCAGCGAAGATATTGGAAATGCACAACCATTGGCGTTATTAGTGGCAAACGCCGCTTTTCAGACAGTACATCAAATCGGGATGCCAGAAGCGCGTATCATTTTATCGCAAGCGGCGGTGTATCTTGCTACTTGTCCGAAATCGAATGCATCCTATATGGCGATAAGCGCTGCGATGGCGGAAATCCAAGAATCCGGTGATGTCCCCGTACCACTGCACATGCGGAATGCTCCGACCAAGTTGATGAAGCAAATGGGTTATTCCGAAGGATATAAATACGATCACGACCATGGCGGTTTTTCCGGGCAACAACATTTACCGGGTGAAGTTGCGGACAAAGTGTTTTACCATCCGAAGCAAATTGGCAATGAGAGTAAAATCGCGGAACATTTAAAGTATCTTTGGCCGGAACGTTATCCTGATGAAAAGTAGCTGGCGAATAGCAAACGCACGAATATTACAAACATGAATCGACCACTGGTTACAATCTTCTTTCTTCTGATTTGTTTCACATCCCTTGCCTTCGCGGCGGATGTACCTCAGCTCGTAGCCCCGGCGCCGGTCGATACGAATAAAACAAAACCGGTAATTCTCGATACTCTTTTAGTCGATACGTTGAAGCTCGATTCTCTCAAAACCGATTCATTGCAAAAGAAATCCGAATTGGATACGGTTGTCAATTATACCGCCGATAATATTCGCCTCCATGCTAAGAGCAAGGTGACCGAACTCATCGGAAAAGCGCACGTTTTTCATAAAGGGATGGATTTAACGGCGCACAAGATTATCGTTGATTGGGATCGCAACATGGTATTTGCCGAAGGGCGTCCTGATACGCTCTGGATGGTTACTACGATGACCCAAGTCGATACGATAATATTTGTCGAAACACCACTCTTTCTCGACCGCTCCAGTGGTAACGGCGATAGTCTCCGCGGTTATAAAATGGAACTCAATCTGGAGACGAAAAAAGGCCGGGTGTTTGTAGGAAAAACCGCGATTGAGCAAGGACGGTATCGCGGCAGTGTGATGAAGCGGGTTGAAGAACAAGTGCTGTTTGTGAAAGATGGTGATTTTACAACCTGTGATTCCGACGAACCGCATTACCATTTTCACAGCAAACGAATGAAGATTTTGTATCGCGATAAACTCATCGCACAGCCGGTCATGCTATACTTCGGTGACATTCCGACGATGATCGTACCCTACGGAATATTCTCGCTCAAGCCGGGACGCCACAGCGGATTAGTCGTGCCCAGTTACGGCGAATCGACCAACGAAGGACGTTACTTCAAACACCTCGGTTACTATTGGGCACCGAACGATTACTGGGATACGAAAACGACGTTCGATTTCTATGAGAAGTATGGCACCGTCTGGAATTTGAACAACAATTATGCGGTACGATACAAACTTAACGGCTACCTAAACGGTAGTTTCATCAACCAACACAAGGATGAATCCCGAACACAGCGTTGGGTGGGGAGTTGGGGGCATTCGCACGACATCGATCCGACGCAACGGATACGTGCCGATGTGAATTACGTAAGCGATGCAACCTATTACAAGGACTTCTCGAACAATCTGGACGAACGGTTAACCGCAGAAGCACGCTCGAATATTTCTTACTACAAAAATTGGCCAGATACCCGTGCCTCGATTTCGGCGAACTTAGCTGGAGTAAAAAACCTCAACAATAGCGACTATAACATCACCTATCCCCAATTCAATTTCCGGTGGAACGATGGCCCGTTGCTCAATAAAACGAAAAAGAATGTGGTCACCAGCTTTGGCGGACCGCCCCGCGTTGGTGAGGGTTCAACACCGGAACAAATCAAATCGCCCAGTGACGAAACGCCCTTTTTAGAAACAGTCACCTATGGGTACAATTTGGCGGTTTCCAATCGGGAATTTGGTGTCAATCGCGAACGATCCGATTCCACCAAATACTTGGAAATAACTGTAAACCAAGGCGCACAACATACATTTAACATGTCAGCGCCAAAGAAAGTATTTAAGCATTTCAACACCAACACCGGATTTCGAGTAACCCACGACTGGGCGCCGCGTGTCACTAAATTCTCGCTGAACGATAGTTCGCAAGTTGATTCCGTGCAGCAACTTTATATCGACAGTGAACAGGATCGCGGTTTCTTCACGCGCACGACTTTT from bacterium carries:
- a CDS encoding replication-associated recombination protein A, which encodes MVPIISPLEGGNAADAPLAERMRPRTLDQFVGQRHLIGPASVLRKLIERGKPMSFIFWGEPGIGKTTLARLLATEFDREFHQMSAVQVGLADVRTVIERGRQLAKIGKGLVFFLDEIHRFNKAQQDALLPAVEEGSVILIGATTENPSFEVIGALLSRCRVLRFFPLVAEDLTILLDRALREDEKLAQLQSSFEEDAKAALIELSGGDARVLLNTVELAVELAATGATEGSPFTVTKEVVAQAALERSAKYDKGGEQHFDIISAFIKSMRGSDPDAAVYYLARMLQGGEDPLFIARRMIILASEDIGNAQPLALLVANAAFQTVHQIGMPEARIILSQAAVYLATCPKSNASYMAISAAMAEIQESGDVPVPLHMRNAPTKLMKQMGYSEGYKYDHDHGGFSGQQHLPGEVADKVFYHPKQIGNESKIAEHLKYLWPERYPDEK
- the lptD gene encoding LPS assembly protein LptD, encoding MNRPLVTIFFLLICFTSLAFAADVPQLVAPAPVDTNKTKPVILDTLLVDTLKLDSLKTDSLQKKSELDTVVNYTADNIRLHAKSKVTELIGKAHVFHKGMDLTAHKIIVDWDRNMVFAEGRPDTLWMVTTMTQVDTIIFVETPLFLDRSSGNGDSLRGYKMELNLETKKGRVFVGKTAIEQGRYRGSVMKRVEEQVLFVKDGDFTTCDSDEPHYHFHSKRMKILYRDKLIAQPVMLYFGDIPTMIVPYGIFSLKPGRHSGLVVPSYGESTNEGRYFKHLGYYWAPNDYWDTKTTFDFYEKYGTVWNLNNNYAVRYKLNGYLNGSFINQHKDESRTQRWVGSWGHSHDIDPTQRIRADVNYVSDATYYKDFSNNLDERLTAEARSNISYYKNWPDTRASISANLAGVKNLNNSDYNITYPQFNFRWNDGPLLNKTKKNVVTSFGGPPRVGEGSTPEQIKSPSDETPFLETVTYGYNLAVSNREFGVNRERSDSTKYLEITVNQGAQHTFNMSAPKKVFKHFNTNTGFRVTHDWAPRVTKFSLNDSSQVDSVQQLYIDSEQDRGFFTRTTFSLSTGIGTKFYGMMDPKGAFGLSGVRHVVTPNLSFSYTPDFTDRKFGYVKRFQDPVTGQDLQFGTGYYRTQYFDPWAGTTAGSTPRGKTLSAGFSVNNLFQGKYEEGEESKKIDLFTWDLSTAYNFAADSLKWSNLTMSGRASPYSSGKGLISSVSFDLSTQHSFYQYHYSDPSRKIGTVIDKFYWERAESFPKLLRYVYGNANISLRWQKPQPQVEETKEDSAAAVERLANEGVLGIPDDVLAQQNDPYLSGGLVTGSSDRPQVAPPQSKWEGSTSLILSYNVPDPLTHLKEARLVNTINLSLTPTWNIGYGATIDLITRKVLVGTISTRKDLHCWEAMLTWNPQGIGEGFYLRINVKSADLQDLKVERKKGRGGIG